GCGAGGTCGTCGAGCTCTCGCGAGGGACCTGACGAATCCGACCGGTGCCGACCGGGTGGCTCAACGCCACTCGGTCAGTCCCGCGTCGTAGGGGGAGGCACGTGGTGGTGGTTCCTCCCCCGCTTCGGTGAAGGCCTGCAACGCCCGCACCAACCCAGCGCGATCCTCGTGCGGGATTCGTTCGACGATGGCCGAGATCTCGCTACGGCGGTACTCGGTGACCCGATCCACCAGGTCGCGGCCCGCTTCGGTGAGGCTGACCGTGATCTCCCGCCGGGACTCGGGATTGCTGTTGCGCTGCGCCCACCCCGCTGTGACCAGCCTGTCCACCGTTCTGGTCGCCGTGGACGGATTCACTCCCAGCATCTCCGCGAGCGAGACCAGCTTCAACGGGCCCCGCGAGCCGAGGGCCACCAGCAGTCGGAACTGCGGCAGCGTGATCGGCCCGGCAACCGCGGCGACCGATTTCGCCGAGACTCCCACCAGTAACCGGGAAGCGGTCAGTACCGCCTCGGTGATCGCGTCCACCTCGTCACCGTGCGGCGGCATTTCGTTACGCATGTCGCCATTTTCACATTGACGTGTACAGGGCAAGAGTTGCATCATGCAACGGTGATGGCGGAAGCCGTAAAACGATCGATAGCCCTGCCCGTAGCGGTACGTGGGCGGATCGGGATCTGGCTCCGCGAACGTGGCAGCGGCCTGATGGCCCTCGCACTGCTGGTCGGCCTCGGTTCGGGGCTCGGCGCCATAGCCTTTCGGTGGCTGATCACGTCCGCGACCGAGCTGTTCTCCGGACGTCCCGAATACACCGACGTGCCCGGTGCGCCACACCCCTGGTTGCCCGGCCTCGGAATCTGGTTTCTGGTGCTGGTCCCCGCCATCGCGGGACTCATCTACGGCCCACTGGTCTACTGGTTCGCTCCCGAAGCCAAGGGACACGGTGTTCCCGAGGTCATGTACGCCGTATCGGAACGCGGCGGCCGGATAAAACCTCAGGTCAGTCTGGTCAAGGCTCTGGCCTCAGCGCTGTGCATCGGTGGTGGCGGATCAGTCGGCAGGGAAGGTCCGATCGTGCAGATCGGGTCCGCGCTCGGCTCGACCATGGGACGCGGCATGCGGCTCACCGAGCGGAGAATGCGAGTGCTGGTCGCCTGCGGCGCGGCAGG
This portion of the Actinopolyspora lacussalsi genome encodes:
- a CDS encoding DNA-binding MarR family transcriptional regulator (product_source=COG1846; cath_funfam=1.10.10.10; cog=COG1846; pfam=PF01047; smart=SM00347; superfamily=46785), with protein sequence MRNEMPPHGDEVDAITEAVLTASRLLVGVSAKSVAAVAGPITLPQFRLLVALGSRGPLKLVSLAEMLGVNPSTATRTVDRLVTAGWAQRNSNPESRREITVSLTEAGRDLVDRVTEYRRSEISAIVERIPHEDRAGLVRALQAFTEAGEEPPPRASPYDAGLTEWR